From the Prunus dulcis chromosome 4, ALMONDv2, whole genome shotgun sequence genome, one window contains:
- the LOC117624889 gene encoding uncharacterized protein LOC117624889, with amino-acid sequence MELQRKYCSNLFFFLLLLHSFFFSGSVDAYKNYTVGDSLGWYDNLQNPKLNYQKWVAAKNFSLGDFLIFNTDTNHSVVQTYNLTTYKLCDYDDAQENDTIQWSSADPSNTASHPVSVEVPLLKEGMSYFFSGDYDGEQCKNGQHFKINVSHGQGLPKSLQEPAAQNQSPGPASGPQSGNDEDSVPETIVPSNFDHPHEDDTEEKNPSGSVALSIYATQGMVVPFFILLMRFYIF; translated from the exons ATGGAATTACAGAGAAAGTACTGCAgcaatcttttcttttttcttcttcttcttcattcattcttcTTCTCAGGATCTGTTGATGCTTACAAGAACTACACAGTAGGCGACTCTTTGGGTTGGTATGATAACCTCCAAAACCCCAAACTTAATTACCAGAAATGGGTTGCTGCCAAGAACTTCAGCTTGGGAGATTTTCTCA TTTTCAACACTGACACGAACCACTCGGTTGTGCAAACATATAACTTGACGACATACAAGCTGTGCGATTACGACGATGCTCAAGAAAACGACACGATCCAATGGTCGTCGGCAGACCCATCAAACACGGCCTCACATCCAGTCTCTGTGGAAGTGCCTTTGCTGAAAGAGGGCATGTCGTATTTCTTTTCAGGCGATTACGACGGCGAGCAATGCAAGAATGGCCAGCACTTTAAGATCAACGTCTCTCATGGCCAAGGCCTGCCCAAGAGCTTACAGGAACCGGCCGCACAGAATCAGTCCCCAGGTCCAGCAAGCGGACCCCAGTCTGGCAACGACGAGGATTCGGTCCCGGAGACAATCGTTCCTTCCAATTTCGATCACCCCCACGAGGACGACACAGAGGAGAAAAACCCATCTGGGTCGGTTGCTTTATCAATTTATGCGACGCAAGGAATGGTAGTtccgttttttattttattaatgcgtttttatatattttga